A stretch of the Acyrthosiphon pisum isolate AL4f chromosome A2, pea_aphid_22Mar2018_4r6ur, whole genome shotgun sequence genome encodes the following:
- the LOC103310341 gene encoding uncharacterized protein LOC103310341 translates to MDVLSKYRVFGDTRCYMYSVEWQKRGLPHAHILIWLLNKLHSNEVDDIISAEIPDPVTDPRLHDIVTTQMVHGPCGALNPLSPCMADGKCTKRYPRPLVAETVTGNDGYPVYRRRSKEDNGRTIRVKVKNKEVEIGNEFIVPYCPLLSRIFETHANVESCHSAKSIKYLCKYVTKGSDMAVFGIASENVNDEISNFQMGRYVSTNEALWRLLSFQIHERYPTVVHLAVHLENGQRVYFTEANAAQRAERPPSTTLTSFFAMCEADPFAATLMYVEMPKYYTWNQSTKKFQRRKQGTPVPDWPQVFSTDALGRMYTVHPRNDECFYLRLLLVNVRGPKSFAHLKTVNGNQCQTYREACQLLGLLENDSHWDLTLADSVVSSNAYQIRTLFAIIITTCFPSQPIQLWNKYKDAICEDILHRLRIQTNNPDIQITDEIYNEGLILIEDQCLTIANKLLIEVGMIAPNRSMHDAFNQELNRELQYNVDTLQELVRNNVPLLNEQQKQVYKTLMQAVDNNTGGLFFLDAPGGTGKTFVISLILATIRSRCDIALGVSIIWNCGDSSRWRSYCTFCA, encoded by the coding sequence ATGGATGTGCTTAGTAAGTATCGAGTTTTTGGTGACACACGTTGTTATATGTACTCGGTGGAATGGCAGAAGCGTGGACTACCGCATGCTCATATCCTAATTTGGTTGCTGAACAAATTACATTCTAATGAAGTTGATGACATCATATCAGCTGAAATTCCTGATCCAGTCACTGATCCCCGTCTACACGACATTGTGACGACACAGATGGTGCATGGACCGTGCGGTGCATTAAATCCATTATCGCCTTGCATGGCTGATGGAAAGTGCACAAAACGATATCCGCGACCGTTAGTTGCTGAAACAGTCACAGGGAACGATGGATATCCAGTTTATCGTCGGCGTTCAAAAGAAGATAACGGTCGAACTATCAgagttaaagttaaaaataaagaggTTGAGATCGGAAATGAATTCATTGTACCATATTGCCCGCTGCTATCACGAATTTTCGAAACACATGCAAACGTTGAGAGTTGTCATTCGGCCaaatcaatcaaatatttgtGCAAGTACGTCACAAAAGGCAGCGACATGGCTGTGTTTGGTATTGCGTCGGAAAATGTGAATGACGAAATCAGCAACTTCCAAATGGGAAGATACGTCAGTACTAATGAAGCACTGTGGCGATTATTGTCATTTCAAATTCATGAAAGATATCCTACAGTTGTACATTTAGCAGTGCATTTGGAAAATGGCCAAAGAGTTTACTTCACTGAGGCTAATGCGGCACAACGAGCTGAGAGACCACCATCGACAACATTGACTAGCTTCTTTGCAATGTGTGAAGCAGATCCATTCGCAGCGACGCTGATGTACGTTGAAATGCCCAAGTATTACACTTGGAATCAATCAACAAAGAAATTCCAACGTCGCAAACAAGGAACCCCAGTTCCAGACTGGCCACAGGTGTTTTCAACTGATGCACTAGGTCGTATGTACACTGTTCATCCTAGAAACgatgaatgtttttatttgcGACTGCTGTTAGTAAATGTACGTGGACCGAAATCATTTGCGCATTTGAAAACTGTGAATGGCAACCAATGCCAAACATATCGAGAAGCATGTCAACTATTGGGTTTGCTGGAGAACGATTCTCATTGGGATTTAACACTTGCAGATTCAGTTGTTTCATCAAATGCGTACCAAATACGAACGCTGTTCGCAATTATCATCACCACATGTTTTCCTTCACAACCAATTCAGTTATGGAACAAATACAAAGACGCCATATGTGAAGATATCTTGCATCGCTTGCGTATTCAAACGAATAATCCTGACATCCAAATAACCGATGAAATCTACAATGAAGGATTGATTCTGATTGAGGATCAATGCTTGACTATTGCAAACAAGCTACTGATTGAAGTAGGAATGATTGCGCCAAATCGATCGATGCACGATGCATTCAACCAAGAATTAAATCGAGAGCTGCAATACAATGTTGATACATTGCAGGAATTAGTTAGAAATAATGTTCCGTTGCTGAATGAACAGCAAAAACAAGTATACAAAACATTAATGCAAGCGGTGGACAATAATACTGGTGGTCTATTCTTCCTGGATGCACCTGGAGGAACAGGGAAAACATTTGTCATTTCATTGATTTTGGCCACTATTCGATCAAGATGTGACATAGCTTTGGGCGTTAGCATCATCTGGAATTGCGGCGACTCTTCTAGATGGCGGTCGTACTGCACATTCTGCGCTTAA
- the LOC100164626 gene encoding glutathione S-transferase 1-1-like (The RefSeq protein has 2 substitutions compared to this genomic sequence) — protein sequence MTIDFYYASWSPPCRTVELVAYILKVKLNPIETIPSKGDTQKPEYKQLTPQHTIPTIVDNGFVLSESRAICKYLVEKYGSATGPYSKEQLYPKDLQKRAAIDHRIDFDLGSLYRRASDYFSPVFMTGHFGTAALPKLKAALEILDTYLAKTKWVAGPEVTLADIVVVVTISSLEIVGYELTNYPNILRWFKAAQTTLPGYNEANHKGRIEFKDYLFSKLKNN from the exons ATGACCATCGATTTCTACTACGCTTCGTGGAGTCCACCGTGCAGGACTGTGGAGTTGGTGGCCTACATTTTGAAAGTCAAACTCAATCCTATTGAGACGATACCGAGTAAAGGAGACACGCAAAAACCAGAATACAAACaa TTGACCCCTCAGCATACGATTCCGACCATCGTCGACAACGGTTTCGTTTTGAGCGAAAG ccGAGCGATCTGCAAGTATCTCGTAGAGAAATACGGTTCTGCCACTGGGCCTTATTCCAAGGAGCAGCTCTACCCAAAAGACTTACAGAAAAGAGCGGCGATTGATCACCGCATTGATTTTGATTTGGGATCTCTGTACAGAAGAGCATCCGATTATTTC aGCCCAGTGTTCATGACCGGACACTTTGGAACTGCTGCCTTACCAAAATTGAAAGCCGCCTTGGAAATACTCGATACGTATTTGGCAAAAACCAAGTGGGTGGCCGGGCCAGAAGTTACCCTCGCCGATATCGTCGTAGTAGTAACTATATCAAGTTTggag attGTGGGATATGAACTGACCAATTATCCTAACATATTGAGATGGTTTAAGGCCGCACAGACAACTTTACCCGGATACAACGAAGCCAATCACAAAGGAACGGTAGAATTTAAAGATtatctgttttcaaaattgaaaaataattaa